In Candidatus Binatia bacterium, the following proteins share a genomic window:
- a CDS encoding type II toxin-antitoxin system VapC family toxin, which translates to MKFWDTSAIVPLCVAEPATPQVRELVDTDQSLVVWWATRTECVSAFARRRRDGHLSAQAERRARHVLAAIAAEWSEVLPSESLRLRGERLLAVHPLRAADAFQLAAALLWSRGDTATHAIVSFDERLREAASREGFHVLPE; encoded by the coding sequence GTGAAGTTCTGGGACACCTCGGCCATCGTGCCGCTCTGCGTGGCTGAGCCCGCGACGCCGCAGGTCCGTGAGCTGGTCGACACCGACCAATCGCTGGTGGTGTGGTGGGCCACTCGCACGGAATGTGTTTCCGCCTTCGCCCGGCGCCGTCGTGATGGCCACCTCAGCGCACAGGCCGAGCGGCGTGCACGGCACGTGCTAGCTGCCATTGCCGCGGAGTGGTCGGAGGTGTTGCCGAGCGAGTCGCTGCGCCTGCGCGGCGAGCGACTCTTGGCGGTCCACCCACTCCGTGCCGCCGACGCGTTTCAGCTCGCGGCCGCCTTGCTGTGGTCGCGTGGCGACACGGCCACCCACGCCATCGTCTCGTTCGACGAGCGCCTGCGCGAAGCCGCAAGCCGCGAAGGCTTCCACGTGTTGCCGGAGTAA
- a CDS encoding type II toxin-antitoxin system prevent-host-death family antitoxin, translated as MKKTAAVAELKAQLSRYLSRVKAGEDILVTERGTPVARLVPVGAGRPEHEHWRDLERQGLLRLGSGKLPKDFWKLPRPRDPRAAVRKAVTDEREAGW; from the coding sequence ATGAAGAAGACCGCAGCAGTGGCTGAGCTGAAGGCGCAGTTGAGTCGTTACCTGAGTCGGGTCAAAGCCGGCGAGGATATTTTGGTGACGGAACGCGGGACACCCGTAGCGCGGCTGGTACCGGTGGGAGCCGGCCGGCCGGAGCACGAGCATTGGCGCGATCTCGAACGCCAAGGGCTGCTCCGGCTGGGCAGTGGCAAGCTACCCAAAGATTTCTGGAAGCTGCCACGCCCGCGCGATCCACGCGCGGCCGTGCGGAAGGCGGTGACCGACGAGCGCGAGGCGGGCTGGTGA